From Oncorhynchus tshawytscha isolate Ot180627B linkage group LG11, Otsh_v2.0, whole genome shotgun sequence, the proteins below share one genomic window:
- the LOC112261665 gene encoding leucine-rich repeat and immunoglobulin-like domain-containing nogo receptor-interacting protein 2, translating to MRRSALYHCYPLLGGAVLLLLVSCVLGCPARCDCSAQTKSVSCHRKRLPTIPEGIPIETRLLDLSKNKLRSITPDNFSSFLQLEDLDLSDNLIGVVEPGSFKFQLSLRSLNFHSNLLQLVPAGVLSGLANLTSLDLSHNRLVVLLDHGFQDLRKLMSLEVGDNELVFISQRAFTGLLGLQSLTLERCNLTVVPTDALGHLHSLVELRLRHLGIGALKPYSFKRLPHLRHLEIDYWPWLEVFPALSLHGLNLTTLTVTNTNLSSFPGPALRNLPYLTHLNLSFCRIQHIQQGVLDKLPRLQELHLRGAQLAYIEPLAFLALPNLRMLDVSHNQLDSVEQAVFASPDSLQTLLMGGNPLVCDCRLLWLLSGRKPPLLQLPDPQPECSAPERIRGKPLRDLKEPLVSRYVTCTKPRIGPNTTQLLLTEEGQPVWLNCIADGAPRPSMAWVTPHRRYVTAKSTGRVTVHTNGTLEIKAAELHDNGVYLCVASNAAGNASMSASLAVKSLGISDRSLYTNKSGLLADSNGTWANGTLLYNMTNPIDLKTIIISTAMGCLSFLGVVIFCFLLLFAWSRGKGRHKSNFDIEYVPRKSNGTAAEANETSGPRRVNMKMI from the coding sequence ATGCGGCGCTCTGCCCTGTACCACTGCTACCCTCTTCTGGGCGGGGCTGTACTGCTCTTGCTGGTTAGCTGCGTCCTGGGTTGCCCCGCTCGCTGCGACTGCTCCGCCCAGACCAAGTCAGTCAGCTGCCACCGCAAAAGACTGCCTACCATCCCCGAGGGCATCCCCATTGAGACTCGGCTTCTGGATCTGAGCAAGAACAAACTGCGGAGCATTACACCGGACAACTTCTCCTCCTTTCTACAGCTCGAGGATCTAGACCTCAGCGATAACCTGATAGGCGTGGTCGAACCGGGCTCCTTCAAATTTCAGCTTTCCCTGCGCTCGCTGAACTTCCACAGCAACCTCCTCCAGCTGGTCCCCGCCGGTGTGCTCTCTGGCCTGGCCAATCTCACCAGTCTGGACCTCAGCCACAACCGGTTGGTGGTGCTGCTGGACCATGGCTTCCAGGACCTTCGGAAGCTGATGTCTCTGGAGGTGGGTGACAATGAGCTGGTGTTCATCTCCCAGAGGGCCTTTACTGGCCTGCTGGGCCTACAGAGCCTCACCCTGGAGCGCTGCAACCTGACTGTTGTGCCCACTGATGCCCTGGGGCACCTACACAGCCTGGTGGAACTCCGCCTGCGCCACCTGGGCATTGGTGCCCTGAAGCCCTACTCCTTCAAAAGACTTCCCCACCTTCGCCACCTGGAGATTGACTACTGGCCCTGGCTGGAAGTCTTTCCCGCTCTGTCGCTACACGGTCTCAACCTCACCACACTCACCGTCACCAACACTAACCTGTCCTCTTTTCCCGGCCCTGCTCTACGCAACCTGCCCTACCTCACGCACCTAAACTTATCCTTCTGCCGCATCCAGCACATCCAGCAAGGGGTGCTAGACAAGCTTCCGCGACTGCAGGAGTTGCACCTGCGAGGGGCTCAGCTGGCTTACATTGAACCCCTGGCCTTCCTGGCACTACCAAACCTGCGCATGTTGGATGTGTCGCACAACCAGCTGGACTCTGTGGAGCAAGCTGTGTTTGCGTCCCCTGACAGCCTGCAGACGCTGCTTATGGGGGGGAACCCTCTGGTGTGCGACTGCCGGCTCCTATGGCTGCTGAGTGGCCGGAAGCCACCCTTGCTGCAGCTCCCTGACCCCCAGCCCGAGTGCAGTGCCCCTGAGCGCATCCGTGGGAAACCCTTGCGGGACCTCAAGGAGCCGCTGGTGTCACGGTATGTGACCTGCACCAAGCCACGGATCGGGCCCAACACCACCCAGCTGCTGCTGACAGAAGAGGGGCAGCCTGTCTGGCTCAACTGCATAGCAGACGGAGCTCCACGGCCATCCATGGCCTGGGTGACGCCACACAGACGCTATGTCACAGCCAAAAGCACCGGGAGGGTGACAGTCCATACCAACGGCACCCTGGAGATTAAGGCTGCGGAGCTGCACGACAatggtgtgtacctgtgtgtggcCAGTAATGCGGCGGGCAATGCCAGCATGTCAGCCTCGCTGGCTGTGAAGAGCCTGGGCATCAGCGATAGATCGCTCTACACCAACAAGAGCGGACTCTTGGCGGACTCCAACGGGACCTGGGCCAACGGCACCCTCCTGTACAATATGACAAACCCCATAGACCTGAAGACCATCATCATCTCCACAGCCATGGGCTGCCTGTCTTTCCTGGGCGTGGTCATCTTCTGTTTCCTCCTCCTGTTTGCCTGGAGTCGTGGGAAGGGAAGGCACAAGAGCAACTTCGACATTGAGTACGTTCCCCGCAAATCGAATGGGACAGCAGCAGAGGCAAATGAAACAAGCGGGCCCAGACGAGTCAACATGAAAATGATTTAA